The sequence below is a genomic window from Anomalospiza imberbis isolate Cuckoo-Finch-1a 21T00152 chromosome 17, ASM3175350v1, whole genome shotgun sequence.
TATTGTAGAATCACACTGAAGGAATCCAGGGACAAAGACAGGGCAAACAGTGAGTGTCCTCGGTTAAGTATGGGGTCAGGAACCAATGAtttgggggcacagggacagtaCAAAGGGCAGTGACCTGTGAGGAAAGGGCAGATTTTAACACAGCTGCAGGACACCATGGGAGAAGCCCCTTTTGACTCACCCTAAGGACAGAGGCATTCTCAAAGCCTGTGGTGAATTCTTCCAGGGCAATATCCTAGAAGTTTCCTTAATAAGCTCAACGGTGTTCACAGGGAAGGGTAAACCCAAAGCTTTTGTGCTGTGGAGACCATATCTGTGCTCTGGGGACATCATCCCCCCCTTGCAGggccctggcagtgcctgttccagcagctccttgcagcGTCCTGCCCGCAGACGCTTTTTGGGAGCATCACTGAGAGCCTGTGTCGAGTTCTGAGCCAGAACAAAGTGTTTCCCACCCAGCAGGGTGGCTCAGAACGTGTCCTGCAGGGCTGACGGTGCCCGGGACAgagcccagcccgggctgtgctCGCAGCACCGAGTGCCGGCTGCAGAAGAGGGGCAGGGGCAGCGCTGCAattcctgctctcccagcctgctACAGGCTTCCTTCCTGAGCCAGTGCTCGCCCTCTCCCCGCAGCCTGTGCTGATGGAAGCAGCTTGGAGGCTGCTAATTAGAGCGAGCTCCGAGCCCCGGCTGTGCTGGGCAGCGCCAGGATGAGGACAGTGCGGAAAGGCAGCGCTGGCAGGGCCCTGCCCAGGGAccagcagctccttctgcaCCTGAGATGTGTCAAAGGGTTCAGCTGTGTGCttgggctgctgctgagccagggGAACACCCTTCCTTTGAAGCAGGTGAGGGGCATCATCCGTGTGAATGCTCCCTCGACCGCTTGGTCGGTCAGAGAAGAAAAGGGGGACCAGCCCCACACTCACCCCAGTGGTGTTTGTGCCTCTGTAGTGTCAGTCCCTCTCTGGGTTTTCCTCTGGCCAGAGTCAGCCTCAGCAGTGTCTCCCCGTACGTGTGGAAATTTCATGCCAGGAGAGGGAATCTCCTCAAAATTCATTTTCTCATTGGTTCAGATCCCTGGCCCCACTCACAGTTATTAAATACAAGtccagagggagaggaggaatcCTCTCCAGAGAGCTGTGCTTTATTTCAGTTCCattctgttctggttttttgGGTAATGAATGTGAACAGCCATGTAGTTCTCCAAAGAGCAGCACAGTCACTCTCTGCTCCACAGTATTGCTGTGAGGCATTCACTCCCTCCAGAGCTTCTGTGCcgttccctggaaaagaaaagcaggtttTTCCTGTTGAAGCAAATTTGGATGGACTAATTTCTCCACCTGTTTGGATCTGCCCGTAGCCAGGGCAGTCCAGtgttcccagcactgctctcaCCCAGGAGGGTCCTGTGCTGGTCCCAGCCCTGATGTGCCCCAGTGCAGATATTGATCCTGATCAGGTGCTCTGATCCCAGCCCTGATGTGCCCCAGTGCAGATATTGATCCTGATCAGGTGCTCTGATCCCAGCCCTGATGTGCCCCAGTGCAGATATTGATCCTGATCAGGTGCTCTGATCCCAGCCCTGATGTGCCCCAGTGCAGATGTTGATCCTGATCAGGTGCTCTGATCCCAGCCCTGATGTGCCCCAGTGCAGATGTTGATCCTGATCAGGTGCTCTGATCCCAGCCCTGATGTGCCCCAGAGCAGATATTGATCCTGATCAGGTGCTTTGGTCCCAGCCCTGATGTGCCTCAGTGCAGATATTGATCCTCCTGGGACCCTTCcgctgctgtgctgggctctgatctggggaggaggcagcagtggacagggctcctgcagagctgtgggataCCTGCCACTGCTGGAGGCTCCGGAGATGATAAATGCTGCATTCCTACCTGCTGGGACCTGAATGGATTCCCACTTTTGTATTTCCAGAGTTGGACTGGAGCTTTAGTTGTGATGGGATGAGTGGGCTGGATTTTAGCCAAAGCTCACACCTCTGTGAGCCAGGGCAGAGAGCAGATGTCCCACATTACACCTGCCCCTCAATTCTCCTGGTTCAAACACCTCTCTGAGGCCTGGGAGCCCCACTTTGGCAAAGGGAGCACCCTCAGGGAAGAACCAGATCAACTTTcatcccagggagctgcttgtGCACTGAGAAAACTGGAATGCTGCAACCCTAGATactgagaatttcagactttctgtgctgccaggcactggcccccaagagaacactgcattgacctgaggccatggagaaggcttccaaaattgaatAATGGAACTAGGATTATGAGTGTGTAGTTTaaatagaagtgtgtaatataATGTAGTAGAAAACTTATAGTTTAATGTTTTAGAATAATATAtataacaaataataaaataatatttgatattattataatataataatcAATagtataaataatataatataaaaatataataatatatgttataatatataattaataatataataaGGATTTagaataatatatatataaaacaagatAGAAGTTTTAGGGCAGAAGCTACTCctttttcatcttcttcatGAGTTTGAATAGTattgtgtaattggataaaaaaaaacccacactacAAGCCACAAGCAGTtagttaaaagtaaaaataatttgtgtcatttcttaattaaacagtttatccttaaaaaccttgtagagagagagatgcagctctatttttagtttattaaaataaagtattatAGAATTCACAATTTGTGAAACTCTAATATAGCTATGAACTAATAAACATCTAAGTCCAAACAAGAAATACCATCTCAAGCATTGAATCCCAGccttaacaaaaaaaaggagcaaagtGTCCTCACTGGAAGAGCCCTGCTGAAGGATCTGCAGGCCCTGCCTGTTCTTGCCAGGCTGTGCTTAGGAGGACTTGGCCTGACTCTGGAGCAGACAGTGAGGTCCtggcaggaaggaggaggaggaggagatctCTGCCTCGAGCTGTGTCCCAGCACAGCATCTCTTGGTTGGGGCATgatccagctccagcagctcctccctgctgcagccacagggcTGCTCAGCCCTTCATCCTCCAGGGACGCAGctggaaatgggaaaaggagcaggaaaacacACAGAGAGCCCGGGCAGCTCCGTGGGGACTGCTCACACCGTGCCAGTGAGCTGCCCAGGAGGGGAATGAGGAAATGACGGCTCAGAGGGAATGTGCCATGGGGGTATTTGGGAGCTGTGGTTTGAGGCAGTGCTGCCAAAAGCCTTCTTGGGATCGAATATTCCCAGCTCTGCGTGTCCCTGCAGGCCAGGATACCTGGCATGGGTCactgggctgtgtcccagctgtctCCTGGCTGGCAGGCTCCTCGAGCTCCTTGTCAGGAGAAGCCCTGGGATAAAGTGTGGGCAGTGCAAGCTGCGTTTGTCCTGGGTGCCTGCAGTTGCTGCAGTGTCAGATTGGGCCCTTTCCTgacccagagctggggcaactgagaggtgatttaaaaacttttattccattttcagtctcatgagaagggtgagacaacACAGATGTTATCATTCacaccatcacaatcagaagccaactaTTTCCTAATGACAAAACACTATtaagtgtttcttggcctatTATCTTTAGCTACACTtttaaaaaacttattttataCTTATACTATAATTtatacttttatatatatacttataGTGCACTTACactttttaaaacttatttttagtTTAATTTCTCTCTCAACAGTATCTATCTTATTCTATAATATTTCTGAGTtaacatttcttatctcaacctTTTCATACAAATATGTACTATGTGAACCTTCTGTCAGATTTTAAGAATTTTCTATACATCCCTTTCCCACACTGCAGgaaactctgtgtgtgtgagcagcaaacctgctcctgttttttttttttttttaatggatctACAGGTCAGCAGGAGGAAACCAAACCATTAGGGGTTCCCATGCCTCCATCCTTCCTCACTGGGCTGCTAGGAACATGCTGAAGAAAATATGCCTTGTCAAGAAGAGAGGGTTTTCCCTCCACATTCTGGCATTTCCACTTATTTGTAAAATATAACTTGATAGCTGTGCTGTAGTGAGCTAATTGCACCTTATTTTGTGGCTGAACTTCATGTTTGCAATATAATTGTGTAAGAGTAGGAGGTGAACAGTGGAAATAGCTCAGAAAACAGCCTGATGCTTCTCACAGGGGGTCTGCATGCTGAAATCTTTGCATTCTCCAGTGTGCAAACACTGCAAACCCTCACATGAATACCTCTCCAAGCCAGGCAGCCTTACTGATCCTTTAACAGGAATTATGTGGCCACCCATTCCATTCTGTCCTGAGTTTAACTATCATCATAAGAAAtcaataaaacccctcaaaagcAGAATTACAGCAGCTCTTGGCAACTTGGTGATTTTCAACCGGGTAAACAGAGCTGAAATACCAGTGCACGACCAAAATTCCTTGTCCTGAGCTTGCTGAGTTATTTCCTTTGCCATGAGCAGAAAATGCTGTGCTTGGTGAGTTTATTGAACCTCTGGTCACAGAGGGTTTGACCTCTGTGCAGCATCTGATGAgaggattttggttttttgcccCAAAAAAGTGCGATGGGGGCCGGATTTTAGGTTCTTTCTCTCCCCTGGCATGAAATTTTCCAAACTGCTGCTGAAAGGTGAAGCAGCATTGGGAGCTCTCCGGGGGGATGGTTATTTCCATCCTGTCTCCAGCACGTTCCCCTGGGTGTGCTGTGTTTGAcgaggcaggaggcagctggcactgctgccgTGTCCCCGTGGGACCCTCTGCAGCCGAgtcccctcctggcacagcgtgcccagggctggcactggggttCTGGGGGCTCTCACCCCACACTGGTGCCTGTGCCTGTGTGTTTGGGGAGCAGGGACTGCCCTGGGCGAGCTGTGGGGCTCAGGGCAGGCTGAATGTGGTGTTggtgagagcagctctgctcctgccataAAACTCCATCCATGAGGGGCGTGAGGCTTAGGGGGTTCAGGGAGGAATCTGAGAGgatggggggtgctgggaggcAGGGTTGCTGCTTTTCCTAGAACCTGGCCCTGGGAAGGTGCCAGATTATTctcttttctgacccagagatggggcaactgagaaGTGCTTTAAAAACTTGTATTCTATTTTTAACAATACTAACAATACAATAACAATATTCTACTTTAACAATAAAATGTTGTACTGAGTTTCAGtaccaaaaaaaattccataatTAAATGTTACTCCCCATCATCCTATATACAGAAACTCAAGTTTGCAGTGCAATTGCACTACCGCAGTACcccctaaaaataaaattacttacCTAAGTAAATTCCCACAGGAAGGGGAGTGATGTGCTTGGGGAGAAGCCTCCAAGCCCCAGGCCAAGGGAAGTGTTTGTGTGCCcaggctgtggcagggctggaaggacACCTCAGAGATGGGAGCACACCTCATTTGGCTGAttgctgggggaagggcccTCGGTGGTGCCAGAGGCATGACAGGGCttggattgggatttggggcagtGAAACTtatgccttgtgcaggctgccctagagcagaggctggacagagctaaagaataaagcagggatttattaaaaggcctcagtggatgcaccttgggcagcaccagagctcagccagggctgcacccaagatgaaccaaaatggtcccaaaatgcacgagcgctcccgggggctctcactgtgatcagttctgctccatttgcacattgcagttcattgtccaattccagctccagcccatgcagtcccatcttgcttgtttttctctcttcagcccacgttgtttgtgctcttgggcctgagatctggatcatttgtccttggtccccagctggagaaggaattgttttgtctccctgctctgtgaagagagctcaccatcccctcttatgaagctcagaagtgcacactgaagcagcacagaatctgaaaaatataacagctaaaacctgaggcatcaaaaCAGACTGTGCAGGGCTATGTGGTGGGAGAATAATGTTCCTGCTGTGCCCCCTGGGGACTCACTCACTCCAGGTGTGTCCTGGGGAGGTTGGAGTGTCTCTTGTTCCCCTTCAAGCAGGGAATGAGTccaggctggcaggagctgggcaggcaTTGCTGGCAGGGATTTCAGTGCCTGCACACCCTGggatgaggaggggaagggTGGGCAGGgatccccagccctgagcttTCCCTTTCTGGGGCTGTGGGCAAGGAAGGTTTTGTGGGAACATGTGTGGTGCTtggctgggagaggctggagatGCAGAGCTGGAACTCAGTTTGCTGTGGCTGCATCTTGTCGGTGCTGCTGCCATCCTCTTCCTGAGGCAGGAAAATGAGATTCATTTTCCAGCAGGGATAAAACCCCCATCCCCCTGGCCCCTGGTGCTGGGGGAGGCTGTGACCATCCTTTGCTGACTCCAGCATGAGCCAAGAGCTTTGGGGATGAGCATCCATCCTCTCCACTCTCGccacttcccttcccttcccatccagccacagctgtgcccagtCAGACACAGCTCCTGGACTGGCACAGAGCAACCAGAAAACCACGAGGGGCTCAGGACCCTCCCCACTGCTCCCTTTCTTTGACATCAGCAGTGGAAGGGTTACAACAAAATCCTTCTGTGCAGAGCTTCTGGAATTCCAGCTCCTCAGTGTGCTGGAGAGAAACGCAGCAGGAATTGGAAATATTTGACCTCAGTAATGGGGTGGCATTGCTGGACATTATTTTGGACATGGTTCATGGAGCCTGGGGGTGCGagggcagctctgggtgctgcagCCTTGGGGTCACACGAGGACACCACGGGGAaggcagggatgctgctccAGCCTTGTCTTGTTGAGGAAAGGGGTGGACCTCTTCTGGTGGATGCTCCTGGGGAGCAACCAGCCCTCCTGCATCATGTGGAGGCTCCTTCCTTGCcctcccactgctgctcctgtctCTCTCAGAGCTCACGGTGACATCCTGTGGTTTCTGTGTCCCTTgaggagctggcacagggctggccatggggacaggagtctgctgtgacagctgggctgtgctccccagctgcttccttcACAGCCTCTGATCCCTTTCTAATCATCTGCCGAGCTGAGTCAGTtcagccaggcagcagcaaagccagGTGAGGAAATGCCTCTCAGGGAGCTGAATCGGCTCCCTGAAGCACCAAACGACCTTTAGATCTAAATTAAAGGAGTGAAAGCAGTTCCCTGGTTTTCAGCTCATCTTCCTCAGCCAGTGCTGACCTGTTCCAGTGCCAGGATGAGGAATCACCTTCTGCAGTGGCTGCCGTGCAGGTGCTGTGTGGACCTTCCCCtgctcagctccttcctcctgcacttGTGGCTCCCCTTGGGcatcctgcagtgctgacagctGGAGAAGGTCCCTTCCTGGTCCTGGCAGCTGCATTTTCAGCTGGGAAAGACAGCCTGGAGCCTTAGGATTGCCTGAATGTACCCAAACCAGGCATTCAGCATGGCCTGGATCCCCAGCATGAGCCCCAGGTGTTTTCCAGCCCGATGGGACACACCCTTGTTAGATGGGAAATAACCTGGAGCGTCACTGAAAAGCACTTTGGTTCTTTTGGGGCACTTTAATTGACTTTGcacccctgcagcagcacaggagccaCTCGGGCAGCGCTGCTGCAGCCGCCCCCGGCGCAGGGCAGTGTTTCAGTCACTCCTGCAGTGACAGTGGCACGGCTGCCACCTCTCTACTGGAATTTTGCGTGCACGTGCTCGGCCCCGTGCTCCTGGTACTCGCCCTTCGTCATCCACGTGTGCTGGAAGGACGTGAGCGAGGCTGCCATGGAGCCCCCGGCCCAGGCTGCCGTGCCCCTCCTGGGGTTCGCCAGGACCTCGATGTGGACACCCGCTCCTTGGAAAAGGAAGTTCAGCTCCAAGCACATCCTCTCGGGAAAGCCAGGGAACATGGAGGAGCCGCCCGAGAGCACGATGTTGCCGAGCACGTGCCTGCTGGCGTGCTCGGGCACCGTCTGGAGGCTCTGGCCGGCCAGCTGGGGCAGCCCGgggcagctgagctgcagcagctccggCCGGAACAGCGGCTCCGGGCAGCAGAAGCGCTCCTTGCCCAGGGTGATCCAGTGCCCGTCGGGGGTCTGGAATCTGGCTGGGTGATGGGACCCCTTCTCCCGGAGGTCTCCCTCGTAGTCCAAGGACACGTAGCAGCATTGCTCCTTCAGCTGGGTCAGCACCTTCTTGGGCAGGGCCTGCGGCGCTGCGGGCTCCGtggggctctgcagcagcagctggtgcagGTGCCCGGACAGGTGGTCCCCGGCCACCCCCAGGCAGCGGGTGCCCTTCCTCAGGGTCTGGCCCCCACAGACGGAGGTGACGTGGGACACCGCCGCCCCGGCCTCCACGGCCAGCCCGGTGACTCTGCCGTGGGCGCAGAGCGACAGGAAGCCGGTGTTGGCCACGTGCAGGGCGGGCACCCCGAGGCTCTCGAACAGCACCTCGGCCGCCTTCGCCCTGTCGGAGGCAGGGCAGGACGGGGACTCAGCCAGGAGCACCGGGTGCTCCTCTGGGGACActctgaggcagcagcacaagagGTGGCTCCACAGGGTTTTCATGCCGTCCCAGTCCTCCACGCGGCCGTACTTGAGCGGGCAGCGCCGGGGGGCTGCGGCCCAGCATGGCGGGCTCTCCgtggcagggcagtgctgccGGGCGTCCCACGGGGTGCCCGCGCTGCAGGGGTGCCCCAGCACCGTCCTCAGCACgcactggggctgctcctggcccgCAAAGCCCCCTCGCGTGAAGCGGCTGCCGCTGTCTATGACCACCGCGGGCTTCAGCATGGCTGGCGCTCCGCAGGGATGCCGGGCACGCAGGGAGAGCCTGCAGTGGGACAAGAGGGGTCTGGTGAGGGCAAACCAGGCCCAGGTGCCTGCTCTGCAACGGGGGCTGGCTCAGCCCCACTGCAGGACAGCGGTGTCTGCTCTAGAAGCGTCTGGGTATGTCCCTCCTGTCTCCTCACTCCCCCTCTCGCTGAGCGTCCCTGCTTGGGTACCTTGTCTCCATGCCCAGAGGTTTTCTAACAGTGCAAGGACAGAACCTGAGGTGGTTTTAAGGAAGCAAGTGAACACTGGACCGGAAAGTTGAGTGGTTGGACCAAATCTTGGGCTGTACCTGAAGGAGAGGGGCCAGAAGGTCAAAGGAAGTGACTCTTCTCAtctactctgctcttgtgagaccccGTTTGGAATATTGTGCACAGTTCTGGTGTCTCCAGCATAAGGAGGACACAGAACTGTTGGAGCAATTCCAGAGGAGGTCACAGAGTTGCTGAGGGCACTGGAGCACCTGCCctctggagacaggctgagaaagttgGGGCTGTTGAGGCTGGAGAAGAGAACGTTGCGTGGAGACTTCCCAGCACCTTCCCAAAGTGtgaaggggctgcagggaagtgggagaggactctttgtcaggaactgtagggacaggacaaggggaatgggatcaaactgaaagagggtaaaTTTAGGTTGGGTATTAAATGCaagaagttctttactgtgagggtgctgaggccctggcacagggtgcccagagaagctgtggttgcccctggatccctggcagtgcccaaggccaggctggacagggcttggagcaccctgggacagtggaaggtgtccctgcccatggcaggggggcaTTGGAACTGCATGATCTCTGAGGTCCATTCCAATCCCTTAACATCCTATGATTCTGTaaatgctgctgccagcagagcccaTAGCACacagagaggagctgagaggagggtgcctctgtgtgtgtccaggccctggaggagctgccagcacccagggggccaccacagctcccagccttgtccccaagccctgcagtgagcagagcAGGGTGTGAGCGGGTGGCACAAGgggtgctgtgccagccccgGGGCCCTCCCTGGGCCTGGGGGCTGTCCCTGAGAGTGACCTTCAC
It includes:
- the ACTL10 gene encoding actin-like protein 10, whose translation is MLKPAVVIDSGSRFTRGGFAGQEQPQCVLRTVLGHPCSAGTPWDARQHCPATESPPCWAAAPRRCPLKYGRVEDWDGMKTLWSHLLCCCLRVSPEEHPVLLAESPSCPASDRAKAAEVLFESLGVPALHVANTGFLSLCAHGRVTGLAVEAGAAVSHVTSVCGGQTLRKGTRCLGVAGDHLSGHLHQLLLQSPTEPAAPQALPKKVLTQLKEQCCYVSLDYEGDLREKGSHHPARFQTPDGHWITLGKERFCCPEPLFRPELLQLSCPGLPQLAGQSLQTVPEHASRHVLGNIVLSGGSSMFPGFPERMCLELNFLFQGAGVHIEVLANPRRGTAAWAGGSMAASLTSFQHTWMTKGEYQEHGAEHVHAKFQ